From a single Planococcus shenhongbingii genomic region:
- a CDS encoding proline--tRNA ligase, with the protein MRQSATFIPTLRETPADADVKSHQLLLRAGFIRQNTSGIYSFLPLGKRVLQKVETVIREEMEAANSVEVFLPALQQAELWQETGRWYSYGDELMRLTDRNDREFALGATHEEVITSLLRDEIKSYKKLPLNLFQIQSKFRDEKRPRFGLLRGREFLMKDAYSFHATKESLDDTYNEMMQAYTNIFTRLGLNFRAVIADSGAIGGKDNHEFMVLSEIGEDTIAYSDTSSYAANIEMAAVKAEYPKSDEALKDMEKVSTPDQKTIAEVAAFLDTTPEQCIKTLVFKADDDLVIVLSRGDHEINDVKVKHATGATIVDLAEPGEVQELLGCEIGSLGPVNLPSSIKVYADNAVKSIVNGVTGANEDGYHFINVNPEKDFSVEAYADLRFVQEGDPSPDGEGIIQFAKGIEVGHIFKLGTTYSEPMKATFLNDQGRAMPYIMGCYGIGVSRVMAAVAEQFQDDNGFTWPDIIAPYDVHILPVNMKDETQRELGEDLYELLKSYRYEVLLDNRIERAGVKFADADLIGIPVRITVGKKASEGILEVKYRRTGETFEWKREELLDRLQQFFNK; encoded by the coding sequence ATGAGACAATCAGCAACTTTTATCCCTACATTAAGAGAAACACCGGCTGATGCGGATGTTAAGTCGCATCAGCTTTTGCTGCGGGCTGGATTTATCCGCCAAAACACAAGCGGCATTTATTCATTTTTGCCACTCGGAAAACGGGTTCTGCAAAAAGTGGAAACGGTTATCCGCGAGGAAATGGAAGCGGCGAACAGCGTTGAAGTTTTCCTTCCGGCATTGCAGCAAGCGGAATTGTGGCAGGAAACGGGCCGGTGGTATTCATACGGCGACGAATTGATGAGACTGACAGACCGCAATGACCGTGAATTCGCTCTTGGTGCAACGCACGAAGAAGTCATTACAAGCTTGCTTCGCGATGAAATCAAATCATATAAAAAGTTGCCGTTGAATTTGTTCCAGATCCAATCAAAGTTCCGGGATGAGAAGCGTCCGCGTTTCGGTTTGCTCCGCGGCCGAGAATTTTTGATGAAAGATGCCTATTCATTCCATGCAACAAAAGAAAGTTTGGATGACACATATAATGAGATGATGCAGGCCTATACAAATATCTTCACGCGCCTTGGCTTAAATTTCCGCGCAGTTATTGCGGATTCAGGAGCAATTGGCGGAAAAGATAACCATGAATTCATGGTGCTGTCTGAGATCGGGGAAGACACCATTGCCTATTCAGATACGTCTTCCTATGCTGCCAATATTGAAATGGCTGCAGTGAAGGCAGAATATCCGAAGTCTGATGAAGCATTGAAAGATATGGAGAAAGTATCAACTCCGGACCAGAAGACCATTGCGGAAGTAGCAGCATTCCTTGATACTACTCCGGAACAATGCATTAAGACATTGGTGTTTAAAGCAGATGACGATTTAGTGATTGTCTTATCACGCGGAGACCATGAAATTAATGATGTCAAAGTGAAGCATGCAACTGGTGCCACCATTGTCGACCTTGCAGAGCCTGGAGAAGTCCAGGAATTATTGGGCTGTGAAATCGGCTCTTTAGGACCAGTGAATCTGCCTTCATCAATTAAAGTATATGCAGACAACGCGGTAAAATCGATTGTCAATGGAGTGACAGGCGCGAACGAAGATGGATACCACTTCATCAATGTCAACCCTGAAAAAGATTTTTCAGTCGAAGCATATGCGGATTTGCGCTTTGTCCAAGAAGGCGACCCATCACCCGATGGCGAAGGCATTATCCAATTTGCTAAAGGAATCGAAGTTGGCCATATCTTCAAACTTGGCACAACTTACAGCGAACCGATGAAAGCGACGTTCCTGAACGACCAGGGCAGAGCGATGCCTTATATCATGGGCTGCTACGGCATCGGAGTTTCGCGCGTCATGGCTGCTGTTGCTGAACAGTTCCAAGATGACAACGGCTTTACTTGGCCGGATATCATTGCCCCTTACGATGTACACATTTTGCCTGTCAACATGAAGGACGAAACACAACGTGAATTGGGTGAGGATTTGTATGAATTATTGAAATCGTACCGATATGAAGTTCTTTTGGATAATCGCATTGAACGGGCAGGAGTAAAATTTGCAGATGCTGATTTGATTGGCATACCTGTTCGCATTACGGTTGGTAAAAAAGCTTCTGAAGGAATTTTGGAAGTGAAATATCGCCGCACAGGAGAAACTTTTGAGTGGAAACGAGAAGAATTACTGGACCGATTACAGCAATTCTTTAATAAATAA
- the dxr gene encoding 1-deoxy-D-xylulose-5-phosphate reductoisomerase, producing the protein MSKSIILLGATGSIGVQTADIIREHENDFSLKGFSAGKNMEVTRKFIREFHPEIVCVQSEQDAIEIGKEFPEVSVVHGDQGLIETATYDADILVNAVIGSVGLKPTLEAIKLGRTVAIANKETLVTAGHLVMQSAKEYGAAILPVDSEHSALFQALNGEKREQASRLILTASGGSFRDSARADLKDVTVKEALNHPNWSMGAKITIDSATMVNKGLEVIEAHVLFDFDYKDIEVLLHRESIIHSMVEFHDTSVMAQLGTPDMRVPIQYALTYPDRLPRPEAKRLNLAEIGKLHFQEMDYERFHALKMAFEAGKTGGTMTTVLNAANEQAVAMFLNEEIKFLQIEELIERAMHNHKVVSKPDLETILHVDAETRKTVKNMLK; encoded by the coding sequence ATGAGCAAGAGCATAATTTTGCTGGGGGCCACCGGATCCATAGGTGTGCAGACGGCTGATATAATACGGGAGCATGAAAATGACTTTTCATTAAAGGGTTTTTCTGCTGGAAAAAACATGGAGGTTACCCGTAAATTCATCCGTGAATTCCATCCTGAAATCGTTTGTGTGCAAAGTGAACAAGATGCCATTGAAATCGGCAAAGAATTCCCTGAAGTTTCTGTCGTGCACGGCGATCAAGGATTGATTGAAACGGCTACATATGACGCAGATATCCTGGTCAATGCCGTAATCGGAAGCGTCGGTCTAAAGCCGACTTTGGAAGCAATCAAATTAGGCAGGACCGTAGCAATCGCCAATAAGGAAACACTCGTTACAGCAGGGCACCTCGTCATGCAAAGTGCCAAGGAATATGGAGCCGCTATCCTTCCAGTTGACAGTGAGCATTCAGCATTGTTCCAAGCACTGAACGGTGAGAAAAGAGAACAGGCAAGCCGTCTGATTTTAACAGCATCAGGAGGCAGCTTCCGCGATTCTGCACGTGCTGACTTGAAAGACGTTACGGTAAAAGAAGCTTTAAACCACCCGAATTGGTCAATGGGCGCAAAAATTACAATCGATTCTGCGACCATGGTCAATAAAGGCTTGGAAGTGATTGAAGCTCACGTTTTATTTGATTTTGACTATAAAGACATCGAAGTGCTGCTGCACCGGGAAAGCATCATTCATTCAATGGTGGAATTCCATGATACCAGCGTAATGGCGCAGCTTGGCACACCTGATATGCGGGTTCCTATCCAGTATGCACTGACTTATCCAGACCGGCTTCCGCGTCCTGAAGCGAAGCGGCTGAATCTTGCGGAAATCGGTAAATTGCATTTTCAGGAGATGGATTACGAACGGTTCCATGCACTGAAAATGGCTTTTGAGGCTGGAAAAACAGGCGGCACGATGACAACGGTTTTAAATGCAGCAAATGAACAAGCCGTTGCGATGTTCTTGAATGAAGAAATTAAATTTTTACAGATTGAAGAGCTCATTGAACGTGCGATGCATAATCATAAAGTGGTTTCGAAGCCGGATTTAGAAACGATTTTACACGTAGATGCTGAAACAAGAAAAACCGTTAAAAACATGCTAAAATAA
- a CDS encoding PolC-type DNA polymerase III, with amino-acid sequence MTNQQDSKMRFKLLLQHLDLTDDVHMPFFEEAELTRMTVHKKERTWRFLIKVKQILPLQLYLQLKERLNITFSSIASVQIAIESESSKAEGQLVMDYWRYVVEEFSDMAPPLRQQLQSQVPDWNGQKLMLCCSHEHEMMALKSKYSDKIAEVYQQFGFPRIAIDFQLTEGDQEAAHQEFLEQRQIEEEEMAKKALADMKKRETDRKENGVPSGPFQMGIAIKPDEKISEIKSIVDEERRVTIEGFVFDVEVRELRSGRSLLTVKMTDYTDSILVKMFSRDKEDAEHMGNVKKGMWLKARGSIQTDTFVRDLVMMAQDMVEINPQLRQDTADQKRSELHLHTPMSAMDAVSSVDSLVAQAAKWGHPAIAITDHAGVQSFPDAYAASKKYGIKAIFGLEANLVDDGVPIAYEERHALLEEETFVVFDLETTGLSAVYDTIIELAAVKIKGGQIIDKFESFANPHHALSATTIDLTGITDDMVKNAPEVEEVIRNYHEWAGDHIMVAHNASFDMGFLYVAYKKFGIEKKHATIDTLELARMLHPELKNHRLNTLAKKFGIELTQHHRAIYDTEATSYLMTHLLKEAHQKGILYHDQLNDYVGAGDAYKRSRPTHCTLLAQNDEGLKNLFKLVSASHIDYFYRVPRIPRSLLQRHRKGLLVGSGCDKGEVFEAVMQKSMEEVEQTARFYDYLEVHPKEVYSHLIERELIRDEWNLEDVIRKLVKVSRKLEIPLVATGNVHYLDENDAIFRQVLIGSQGGANPLNRHKLPKVHFRTTNEMLNAFEFLGEDTAREIVVENSNKIADMIETVKPIKDDLYTPKIEGADEEVRELSYNMAHEIYGSPLPEIVEARIEKELKSIIGHGFAVIYLISHKLVKKSLDDGYLVGSRGSVGSSLVATLTEITEVNPLPPHYICSKCKKSEFFDDGSVGSGFDLPDKNCPDCDIPFQKEGQDIPFETFLGFKGDKVPDIDLNFSGDYQARAHNYTKELFGEDNVFRAGTIGTVAEKTAYGYVRGYANDRDMTLRGAEIDRLVQGCSGVKRSTGQHPGGIIVVPDYMDIYDFSPIQFPADAQDSEWKTTHFDFHSIHDNLLKLDILGHDDPTVIRMLQDLSGIDPKTIPTDDPEVMKIFSGVESLGVTEKQIGCKTGTYGIPEFGTRFVRQMLEETKPTTFSELVQISGLSHGTDVWLSNAQELIQNGTCQLSDVIGCRDDIMVYLIYQGLESSLAFKIMESVRKGKGLTPEMEEAMKKEGVPNWYIESCKKIKYMFPKAHAAAYVLMAVRIAYFKVHFPILYYAAYFTVRAEDFDVNAMAKGSHSIRAKIDEINAKGLEASTKEKNLLTVMELALEMVERGYSFQKVDLYKSSADQFIIEGKTLIPPFNAIPGLGTNAAKSIVAAREHGTFLSKEDLQQRGRVSKTIIEYMDDHGCLEGMPDANQLSLF; translated from the coding sequence ATGACAAACCAGCAGGATTCAAAGATGCGATTCAAGCTTCTTCTTCAGCATCTGGACTTAACGGACGATGTGCATATGCCTTTTTTTGAAGAGGCGGAACTGACACGGATGACAGTCCATAAAAAAGAGCGGACTTGGCGTTTTCTGATCAAAGTAAAACAAATTCTGCCTCTGCAACTATATCTTCAATTAAAAGAACGTCTAAATATAACCTTCTCATCTATCGCCTCGGTGCAAATTGCTATAGAAAGCGAGTCTTCAAAAGCTGAAGGACAGTTAGTCATGGACTACTGGCGTTATGTAGTGGAAGAATTCTCGGATATGGCTCCGCCTTTGCGTCAGCAATTGCAATCGCAAGTGCCGGATTGGAATGGCCAAAAATTAATGCTGTGCTGCAGCCATGAACATGAAATGATGGCATTAAAGTCGAAGTACAGCGATAAGATTGCAGAAGTCTACCAGCAGTTTGGATTTCCGCGCATCGCCATCGATTTCCAATTGACTGAAGGGGACCAAGAAGCGGCCCACCAAGAATTTTTGGAACAGCGTCAGATCGAAGAAGAGGAAATGGCGAAAAAAGCATTAGCGGATATGAAGAAAAGAGAAACAGACCGCAAAGAAAATGGCGTGCCGTCCGGTCCTTTCCAAATGGGGATTGCAATTAAACCGGATGAAAAAATTTCGGAAATCAAATCGATTGTCGATGAAGAGCGCAGGGTGACGATCGAAGGATTCGTATTTGATGTGGAAGTTCGTGAATTGCGCAGCGGACGTTCATTGTTGACCGTTAAAATGACCGATTACACGGATTCGATACTAGTGAAGATGTTCTCACGAGACAAAGAAGATGCGGAACATATGGGCAATGTCAAAAAAGGGATGTGGCTAAAAGCCCGCGGTTCCATTCAGACAGATACCTTTGTCCGTGATTTAGTGATGATGGCCCAGGATATGGTAGAAATCAATCCGCAGCTTCGGCAAGATACTGCCGATCAAAAAAGGTCAGAACTCCATTTGCACACACCGATGAGTGCGATGGACGCAGTCTCTTCGGTCGATTCACTGGTCGCTCAAGCAGCAAAATGGGGTCATCCTGCAATTGCTATTACGGACCATGCCGGTGTGCAATCTTTTCCGGATGCCTATGCTGCCAGTAAAAAATATGGCATTAAAGCGATATTCGGCTTAGAAGCGAATTTAGTGGACGATGGAGTGCCGATTGCTTATGAAGAGCGGCATGCCTTATTGGAAGAAGAGACATTTGTGGTATTCGACTTGGAGACGACTGGTCTCTCTGCTGTCTACGATACCATCATCGAACTTGCCGCTGTGAAAATTAAAGGCGGCCAGATCATTGATAAGTTTGAGAGTTTTGCTAATCCCCATCATGCGCTGTCGGCAACGACGATTGACTTGACTGGGATTACGGACGACATGGTAAAAAATGCGCCTGAAGTGGAAGAGGTCATCCGCAACTACCATGAATGGGCCGGCGACCATATTATGGTTGCCCATAATGCATCATTTGATATGGGCTTTTTATATGTGGCATATAAAAAATTCGGCATTGAAAAGAAACACGCGACCATCGATACGCTCGAACTTGCCCGGATGCTTCATCCGGAATTGAAAAACCACCGGTTGAATACATTGGCGAAAAAATTCGGCATTGAATTGACCCAGCATCACCGGGCCATCTATGACACGGAAGCAACTTCATATTTAATGACACATTTATTAAAAGAAGCTCATCAAAAAGGAATTTTGTATCATGACCAGTTGAATGACTATGTCGGTGCAGGTGACGCGTATAAACGCTCGCGTCCGACCCATTGCACGCTGCTGGCTCAAAACGATGAAGGCTTGAAAAACCTGTTCAAGCTTGTGTCTGCCTCACATATTGATTATTTCTACCGTGTCCCGCGAATTCCGCGTTCTTTGTTACAGCGTCACCGGAAAGGCTTGCTGGTCGGTTCCGGATGCGATAAAGGTGAAGTATTTGAAGCGGTGATGCAAAAATCAATGGAGGAAGTCGAACAGACAGCGAGATTTTATGATTATCTGGAAGTCCATCCAAAAGAAGTTTATTCTCATTTGATTGAACGGGAACTGATTCGCGATGAGTGGAACTTGGAAGATGTGATCCGCAAACTGGTGAAAGTCAGCCGGAAGCTTGAAATTCCATTGGTAGCGACAGGGAATGTCCATTATTTGGACGAAAATGATGCGATTTTCCGCCAGGTTCTCATTGGCTCTCAAGGCGGCGCTAACCCATTGAATCGCCACAAACTGCCTAAAGTGCATTTTAGAACGACCAATGAAATGCTCAATGCCTTTGAATTTTTAGGAGAAGATACTGCCCGTGAAATAGTGGTTGAAAACTCCAATAAAATCGCCGATATGATTGAAACGGTAAAACCGATCAAAGACGATCTCTATACACCGAAAATTGAAGGTGCGGATGAAGAAGTACGGGAGCTCAGCTATAATATGGCCCACGAAATCTATGGGTCTCCGCTGCCTGAAATTGTGGAGGCGCGCATTGAAAAAGAACTGAAATCGATTATTGGACACGGCTTCGCAGTTATTTATTTGATATCGCATAAGCTGGTTAAAAAATCGTTGGATGACGGTTATCTGGTAGGCTCCCGAGGTTCTGTCGGTTCTTCATTGGTTGCGACATTGACGGAGATTACAGAAGTCAATCCGCTGCCGCCGCATTATATTTGTTCGAAATGCAAAAAATCCGAGTTTTTTGATGACGGGTCTGTCGGTTCAGGATTTGACTTGCCGGATAAAAATTGCCCGGATTGCGATATCCCTTTCCAAAAAGAAGGCCAAGATATTCCCTTTGAGACATTCCTTGGATTTAAAGGAGATAAAGTTCCCGATATCGACTTGAACTTCAGTGGGGATTACCAGGCAAGAGCCCACAACTATACAAAAGAATTATTCGGGGAAGACAATGTCTTCCGTGCTGGGACGATCGGAACGGTAGCGGAAAAAACGGCCTATGGCTACGTCCGCGGCTATGCCAATGACAGAGACATGACGCTCCGCGGTGCTGAAATAGACCGCTTGGTGCAAGGCTGTTCCGGAGTTAAACGGAGCACCGGCCAGCACCCGGGCGGAATTATCGTTGTGCCGGATTATATGGACATTTATGATTTCTCACCTATCCAATTCCCAGCAGATGCCCAGGATTCCGAATGGAAAACGACTCATTTCGATTTCCATTCGATTCATGATAACCTCTTGAAACTGGATATTCTTGGACATGATGATCCAACCGTTATCCGGATGCTGCAGGATTTATCAGGCATCGATCCAAAAACGATTCCGACAGACGACCCTGAAGTGATGAAGATTTTCTCAGGGGTGGAATCTTTGGGTGTTACCGAGAAGCAAATCGGTTGTAAAACCGGAACATACGGCATCCCGGAATTCGGAACGCGCTTTGTCCGCCAGATGCTTGAAGAAACAAAACCGACAACATTTTCCGAGCTTGTCCAGATTTCAGGACTTTCCCATGGGACAGACGTATGGCTCAGCAATGCCCAGGAACTGATTCAAAATGGCACATGCCAGCTGTCAGACGTAATCGGCTGTCGGGATGATATCATGGTTTATTTGATTTATCAGGGATTGGAGTCTTCACTGGCATTTAAAATTATGGAGTCGGTACGGAAAGGTAAAGGGCTGACGCCGGAAATGGAAGAAGCGATGAAAAAAGAAGGCGTGCCGAATTGGTATATCGAATCATGTAAAAAGATCAAGTACATGTTCCCGAAAGCCCACGCTGCCGCTTATGTATTAATGGCAGTACGCATTGCTTATTTCAAAGTGCATTTCCCGATTCTTTATTACGCAGCGTACTTTACCGTCCGTGCAGAAGATTTCGATGTCAACGCAATGGCCAAAGGATCTCATTCGATCCGTGCCAAAATCGATGAAATCAACGCAAAAGGGCTTGAAGCATCAACCAAGGAAAAGAACTTATTGACAGTCATGGAATTGGCGCTTGAAATGGTTGAACGAGGCTATTCGTTCCAGAAAGTCGACTTGTACAAATCGTCCGCTGACCAATTTATCATTGAAGGCAAGACGTTGATTCCTCCATTTAATGCAATTCCGGGATTGGGCACAAACGCAGCGAAATCAATCGTTGCAGCCCGTGAGCATGGAACATTCTTATCGAAAGAAGACTTGCAGCAGCGCGGACGTGTTTCCAAGACCATTATTGAATACATGGATGACCACGGATGCTTAGAGGGCATGCCGGATGCCAATCAACTGTCGTTGTTCTAG
- the rseP gene encoding RIP metalloprotease RseP — protein sequence METVLAFIIIFGALVFFHEFGHFLFAKRAGILVREFAIGMGPKILGLTKGETVYTLRLLPIGGYVRMAGEDMDTIHLQAGHRIGVLLDKDGLAKKIIMNQKTMYPDILFMEVEEADLEKELYIKGYDEDDQFVRIGVARDAVVEENGKETILAPYDRQFDSKSLGHRFMTILAGPLFNFILAFFIFTAIGLMQGIPTNEPVITEVTEDSPAAEAGMQNGDLVTEIDGKAIGSWNELVEAVQDNAGNPLPFKVERDGQPLDFTITPEVSEQSPEKVGVIGVLYRSPLEKDVLGSFAYGAEQTVFWFKEIFRLLGMLVTGQFTIDALSGPVGIYKTTEEVAKYGIFTLMSWAGMLSINLGIMNLLPLPALDGGRLMFFILEGIRGKPVDRQKEGMVHFVGIMLLMLLMIVVTWNDIQKFFF from the coding sequence ATGGAAACAGTTCTAGCGTTTATAATTATTTTCGGTGCTTTAGTATTTTTTCATGAATTTGGCCACTTTCTGTTTGCGAAACGTGCTGGCATCTTAGTTCGTGAGTTTGCAATTGGAATGGGACCGAAGATTTTAGGTCTTACAAAAGGTGAGACAGTCTACACGCTCCGTTTATTGCCAATTGGCGGTTATGTCCGTATGGCCGGGGAAGACATGGATACCATCCACCTTCAAGCAGGGCATCGGATCGGTGTTTTATTGGACAAGGATGGCCTAGCTAAAAAAATTATCATGAATCAGAAGACAATGTATCCGGATATTCTGTTTATGGAAGTTGAAGAAGCGGATTTAGAGAAAGAACTTTATATTAAAGGTTATGACGAGGATGATCAATTTGTCCGTATTGGAGTAGCGCGTGATGCTGTCGTTGAAGAAAACGGCAAAGAAACGATACTTGCTCCTTATGACCGGCAATTCGACTCGAAAAGCCTTGGCCATCGTTTTATGACAATTCTGGCGGGGCCGCTGTTTAACTTTATTTTGGCTTTCTTTATCTTTACAGCAATCGGTTTGATGCAGGGCATTCCAACAAATGAACCTGTGATAACGGAAGTAACAGAAGACAGCCCGGCTGCAGAAGCCGGAATGCAAAATGGAGACTTGGTCACAGAAATCGACGGCAAAGCAATTGGCTCTTGGAACGAGTTAGTAGAAGCGGTCCAAGATAACGCCGGAAATCCGTTGCCATTCAAAGTCGAACGGGACGGACAGCCTTTGGATTTCACTATTACACCTGAAGTGTCGGAGCAATCTCCAGAAAAAGTAGGGGTTATTGGGGTTCTATACCGAAGCCCTCTTGAAAAAGATGTTTTAGGTTCGTTTGCATACGGTGCCGAACAAACAGTCTTTTGGTTCAAGGAAATTTTCCGCTTGCTTGGCATGCTGGTGACTGGCCAATTTACGATTGATGCTTTGTCAGGACCGGTCGGAATTTACAAAACCACTGAAGAAGTCGCGAAATACGGCATCTTCACTTTGATGAGCTGGGCGGGTATGTTGAGCATCAACTTAGGGATTATGAATTTACTGCCGCTTCCGGCACTTGACGGTGGCCGGCTGATGTTCTTTATCCTTGAAGGAATCCGCGGCAAACCAGTCGATCGGCAAAAAGAAGGAATGGTCCATTTTGTCGGCATCATGCTGCTCATGCTGTTAATGATTGTCGTCACATGGAACGATATACAGAAATTCTTCTTTTAA